Proteins encoded in a region of the Vicia villosa cultivar HV-30 ecotype Madison, WI linkage group LG5, Vvil1.0, whole genome shotgun sequence genome:
- the LOC131604931 gene encoding uncharacterized protein LOC131604931: MAHQIFNDVAIFDLNDMIWLTVLPNSTYYQPNILQHQHAVFGWKCIRDRIATREQLNKRGVLSNSIPNECALCNGGGESVLHLLVLCPFASAVWQQVCAWADIAFYQAVSLVEHMMLFYASVERRVPAKKRLLLWLAVIWAIWCRRNAVIFKNEEAVVAEVFEQIRLSSWHWQIIGESKGSN, encoded by the exons ATGGCACATCaaatttttaatgatgtggcaatatttgatttaaatgacATGATCTG GCTAACAGTCTTGCCCAATTCAACATACTATCAGCCTAACATTCTTCAACATCAGCATGCGGTGTTTGGTTGGAAATGTATTCGGGACAGAATAGCTACAAGGGAACAATTGAATAAAAGGGGTGTGTTGTCTAATAGTATTCCAAACGAGTGCGCTCTTTGTAATGGAGGTGGGGAATCGGTGTTGCATCTTCTAGTTCTCTGTCCATTTGCAAGTGCTGTCTGGCAGCAGGTATGTGCATGGGCTGATATTGCTTTCTATCAAGCAGTCTCCCTTGTTGAACATATGATGCTGTTCTACGCTTCGGTTGAAAGGAGAGTCCCGGCGAAGAAGAGGTTATTGCTGTGGCTGGCAGTTATTTGGGCAATTTGGTGTAGACGTAATGCAGTTATATTCAAAAATGAGGAGGCAGTGGTTGCAGAGGTTTTCGAGCAAATTCGGTTATCTTCTTGGCATTGGCAGATAATAGGAGAAAGCAAAGGGTCCAACTAA
- the LOC131604933 gene encoding uncharacterized protein LOC131604933 produces the protein MEWKTVGRRGFRNAAVKWDIFPFGGMQVGFEEEISSFYISEFSDRSRAEDIFRLFGCLGDIVEVVIPPKRNKFGRRFGFARFKGVEDARLLGVKLDNILIDGKKIYANLPRFVRGAVSRGMDGRKSQVGAAQKETTRRFVVKSVDRKANQVVKGISYADVISSGVSGANIAKGVITDVGRQQPSISFASSEECKLRWKKSFVGEVLFPGETYNIQTHLEIEGFFLVKVHPMGANLCMLEEMEEGVIQELLNDASSWWKQWFRSIRPWKETDIDKERILWIRVHGTPCHAWCSEFFQNVANGLGEFVCVDENTSSGDNMDIARIMIRVPFSFKLQETLKVSIDGVEHVLVLREDTYGPVRKVRDVAPSKSSVASSSDSASGFSSLAIEEESMGTVGSLQDLPVFSDEDVEVEVQGNKVGEGFEAANGIIEEISVPFEIGAEKDSCLNSLFASRVPILGDEVQQVVEASLVSGKGVEYVAKGIDGPVDYVDKVKKLADLSGPKSKTLNGPSFKIKTKKKYNVFNKRKENGSYGPSVGPKPISSNKVVETEGGGSTILLSSNKNLEKPAESDICRCNQRILLNFDASAESKLQNCIAKLGVVGGDHRREDKGKLEGLKILTEEAKEGGSVLKNRL, from the exons ATGGAGTGGAAAACTGTGGGTCGGAGGGGATTTAGAAATGCGGCTGTGAAATGGGACATTTTCCCATTTGGAGGTATGCAGGTGGGGTTTGAAGAGGAGATTTCTTCGTTTTACATCTCTGAATTTTCGGATAGATCGAGAGCAGAGGATATTTTTAGACTATTTGGGTGTTTGGGGGATATTGTGGAGGTGGTTATTCCACCAAAAAGAAACAAGTTTGGAAGACGGTTTGGTTTTGCGAGGTTTAAGGGGGTCGAGGATGCGAGATTGTTGGGGGTAAAACTCGATAATATATTGATAGATGGTAAGAAGATTTATGCAAATCTTCCCAGATTCGTTAGAGGTGCGGTTAGCAGAGGAATGGATGGGAGGAAGAGTCAGGTGGGTGCTGCACAGAAGGAGACAACAAGAAGGTTTGTAGTGAAGTCAGTTGATAGAAAGGCGAATCAGGTTGTGAAGGGAATTTCATATGCTGATGTTATCTCAAGTGGGGTTAGTGGGGCGAATATTGCTAAAGGAGTTATCACAGATGTGGGTAGGCAGCAACCATCTATATCTTTTGCTTCAAGTGAGGAATGCAAATTGAGGTGGAAGAAGTCATTTGTTGGGGAGGTTCTCTTCCCTGGAGAGACTTATAATATACAGACTCATCTAGAGATAGAAGGCTTTTTCCTGGTGAAAGTGCACCCGATGGGGGCTAATCTTTGTATGTTGGAGGAGATGGAAGAAGGTGTGATACAGGAGTTGTTAAACGATGCGTCTTCATGGTGGAAGCAATGGTTCCGTTCTATCAGACCCTGGAAGGAAACAGACATAGATAAGGAAAGGATTTTGTGGATCAGAGTTCATGGTACTCCTTGCCATGCTTGGTGCTCAGAATTTTTTCAGAATGTAGCGAATGGTTTGGGTGAGTTTGTGTGTGTGGACGAAAATACATCTTCTGGTGATAATATGGACATTGCGAGAATAATGATTAGAGTCCCTTTTAGCTTCAAGTTACAGGAGACGTTGAAGGTCTCCATTGATGGAGTGGAGCATGTTTTGGTCCTTAGAGAGGACACATACGGACCGGTCCGAAAGGTTAGAGATGTTGCGCCTTCAAAGAGCTCTGTAGCTTCGTCGTCTGATAGTGCTAGCGGTTTTTCTTCTTTAGCGATAGAGGAAGAATCCATGGGAACCGTTGGGTCTTTGCAAGATCTTCCGGTTTTCTCTGATGAGGATGTTGAGGTTGAAGTTCAGGGCAACAAAGTAGGGGAAGGATTCGAGGCAGCCAACGGGATTATCGAGGAGATATCAGTACCTTTTGAGATTGGAGCAGAGAAAGATAGTTGTTTG AATTCTCTGTTTGCTTCTAGGGTTCCGATTTTAGGGGATGAAGTTCAGCAAGTGGTAGAAGCTTCTCTTGTATCTGGTAAAGGTGTTGAGTACGTGGCAAAAGGTATTGATGGACCGGTGGACTATGTTGACAAAGTAAAAAAGTTGGCAGATTTAAGTGGCCCAAAAAGCAAAACGTTAAATGGGccctcttttaaaataaaaacaaaaaagaaatacaACGTGTTTAATAAGAGGAAAGAGAATGGGTCGTATGGTCCATCAGTGGGGCCCAAGCCAATTAGCAGTAATAAGGTCGTGGAAACAGAAGGGGGTGGTTCGACAATTCTTCTTTCTTCAAATAAAAATCTGGAAAAACCGGCTGAGTCAGATATATGTAGATGCAACCaaaggattttgttgaattttgatgcTTCGGCGGAGAGTAAATTGCAAAATTGCATAGCTAAGTTGGGGGTGGTGGGAGGAGATCATAGGAGGGAGGATAAAGGCAAACTTGAAGGTTTAAAAATTCTGACTGAAGAGGCAAAGGAGGGAGGGTCGGTGTTAAAAAATCGGTTATGA